The proteins below come from a single Mytilus edulis chromosome 5, xbMytEdul2.2, whole genome shotgun sequence genomic window:
- the LOC139522821 gene encoding large ribosomal subunit protein uL3m-like, with the protein MASRSPLVCASNCLQNILFRDAFTISRVLTCYQPVRFRKRSSRHPEWFVRRRVKSYDEGLTQENKQFIKDLTVEQYKSKPSPLKEEPLERGEWDVGTRRTGVLALKIGVIPQWRKDGTKIETTLLQIIDNHVIRYSPPDKFAQSAGWKPWWGRKYGSVVVGALSCEPHLFSKEYNNLFTEAGVPPKRKMTRFLVSPNAAIQPGLPLTAMHFRVGDYIDAQAKTIDYGFQGVVKRHGMKGGPASHGGTKWHRRMGGTGGGGNMAGIWKGKKMPGHMGADWNFAKGLRILRINTKYNVLYVTGTTPGGNHCYVRIMDTCLPNRRREIQNEPPMPTFYPEDVTDPIQEEYIDETLFDFKEPSIEYIDEESNK; encoded by the exons ATGGCTTCAAGATCACCTCTTGTTTGTGCATCAAATTGTCTGCAGAATATACTCTTTCGGGATGCTTTCACAATTTCTAG GGTTTTGACTTGTTATCAACCAGTACGTTTCAGAAAAAGAAGCAGTAGGCACCCTGAATGGTTTGTAAGACGGAGGGTTAAGTCCTATGATGAGGGGTTAACCCaggaaaataaacaatttataaaagatttaacAGTAGAGcagtataaaagtaaaccaagtCCATTGAAAGAAGAACCTTTAGAAAGAGGTGAATGGGATGTAGG AACAAGAAGAACTGGTGTTTTAGCTTTAAAGATAGGAGTCATACCTCAATGGAGAAAAGATGGTACAAAAATAGAAACAACATTACTTCAG ATCATTGATAACCATGTTATAAGATACAGTCCACCAGATAAATTTGCCCAATCAGCTGGATGGAAGCCATGGTGGGGTAGGAAGTATGGTAGTGTTGTAGTTGGAGCCCTGAGCTGTGAACCTCATCTG TTTAGTAAAGAATATAATAATTTATTCACTGAAGCTGGTGTCCCACCAAAGAGAAAGATGACAAGATTCCTTGTATCACCGAATGCTGCTATACAACCag gGTTACCATTGACAGCAATGCACTTTAGGGTTGGAGATTATATAGACGCTCAGGCTAAAAC tATTGACTACGGTTTCCAAGGTGTTGTGAAGAGACATGGTATGAAAGGTGGTCCAGCATCTCATGGAGGAACTAAATGGCACAGGAGAATGGGAGGAACAGGAGGGGGAGGG AACATGGCAGGTATATGGAAAGGAAAGAAAATGCCTGGTCACATGGGAGCGGATTGGAACTTTGCTAAAGGCTTGAGG attttgagAATCAATACTAAATACAATGTGTTATATGTGACTGGTACTACACCAGGTGGTAATCATTGTTACGTCAGAATAATGGATACATGTCTGCCAAACAGACGGAGAGAGATACAGAATGAACCACCCATGCCAACATTTTACCCCGAGGATGTTACAGACCCAATCCAGGAGGAATATATTGATGAAACTCTTTTTGATTTTAAAGAACCTTCAATTGAGTATATTGATGAAGAATCTAATAAATGA